The genomic stretch CAgctgagaaaatattttttaagaaaaaaaatgtgttgccTGAGCTTTTTAACTAagcttttaacttttaactttatacttacatatctatattattgctaatatatatattgtaatatatctatatcatggctaaagtacttctggatggatgcaaactgcatttcgttgccttgtacctgtgacatgtgcaatgacaataaagttgaattctattctaactGGACACCTGTGTCAGAATAAACTGAGAGCGGGAAATGATTTTGGCAGCCAGGGAAACGTTGTGGTGTCCtcgtttaaagaaaaaaaaaaaatcactatttttctttttctttagtgGAATTTAATTTACTGAAATCGACTGTTGCTTATCAAATTGTCAAACATTGCCAGAAAATGTATAGGGTTTTACACTTCTATTAAGAAAACACAGATTCACTATCAACTAAATGTCTGACCTAAAGTAAATTTTGAGCCATGAAAAATCTTTTAGttcatacaaacatttttttcttaagaaaGATTACAATGTTTGATTATATAGTATTAATTATACATGTGCATTAGTCCCTATTTTGACAGTAAAGCTGTAAGCCACAAAAGTGCCAAAGTTGTTTTTACCTTGTGTGATAATCTTTTTTCCTTTGAacatttgttgtctttgttcAGGCCTCCTCTCACAGTGCCAGCTCAGGCTCTCAATCTCAGCAAGGCCCACAGCAGCGCGCACAACCCAGTTCGCACTCCAGCAAATCGGCCTCCTTCAGCAAGGAAGATCAGAGGAGGTGAGTTAAAGGAAATTCAGGATACAGATTTTAGTTAAGATTTCTGCCTGGGTGACCATTTGAATGCATTGCAAATAGAATTGCTGCATATTGGAGCAAAAGGTTTTTTGTGATTTGTTATAAATCACAaggttgtgtttctgtttgcgttggaaagagaacaaaaaatgtGGAAGGTgtgccacatttttttttttgaaggctcaatcaaaaaaactaaaatgagcTGTAACAGGATAATATGCAACACTGTGAAGGTTTCAGAAATATGATCTGATGCTTATCATTTCAGAGAGCCTTTAAATCGAGAGCTTCTTCTAAAAGAGTCCTGACTAATTTAACCTGCAGGGCATCATGCATGGTTTCATATTAAGTCAAGTTAagtaaatgcataaataaataccTGTAAAAATTATCAAGCTCCTTTTTCCATTCTGGGTTGTGCGATTGTACAACATGTCTCTGTTTTGATGGAAGCTGTTTTTGTATCCAAAGAGGTTTGATTTTTGCAAGATGCAAGCTTGCTAGTTCAATATTGGTTACCAGTGTGTCTATATAAAGTAGTTTCACAAATTATTTTAGCTGTCATGGCCTTTGCTATTTATAAGCTAAACTCAGGTATCACTTGACATTTGAGACCCGGGTTAAACTGTGTTGCACAGGATAAATCATGTTTGATAAGGACCTTCATTAATAGtaattttgttcatttgaaAATGGATAAAAGGAGGTAATTCTTATTTCATGTCAGCATTCTGATTCATGTCTAATGAATGAACTAAACTCCTGATAAGTTTGATGCTACCCTACAATGCATGTTTCTAATATTCTATGGAGGGAGCTTAAAGTGTTTCTATACTGCCCCCTAGTggacatacataaatatatacatacaacatCTGACTGTACTGTGGAAAGCCATGAAAAACAGTATAAAAGATTAGTGTGCGTTAAACCTCCATTCTTTGTAACACCTACCATCAGGCCATGTGAAAAGGCTTCTGGTTCAATAGAAGGCTATGGGAAAAAGGTCCTGAGCTgtgacctctgtaaacactttcccGATGACtttatgggctcagtcactcatttcAGATTAtattgaattaaaaataaagactttttacaaacaaacaaaaaaatttggTCTTTCAAAGTGTCATGAGGATTATCTGTAATCCATCTTACATACTTTAATGTGTCAGTTTGCCATTAATGTAAGCAATATTCATTATATGTATGGTTTAAGGTATGAACAACAACAGAAGTTACTGAAGGAAGAGTGGGCCAAGATGGCACAGCGAGAAATGGAGGCGGCAAAGGAAGAGATGGCCAAAGCCACGAGCCGGGAAAGACAACAAACACGGCTGGAAGCTGAGAGGACCAAACAGTTGGTatatacacacccacacacccatGCATGCGTCAGACATGTTTTCTATTAAAGTTTAAATCTCTTGTTTCTTTCATGTGTCGTGTTGAGCTGCTACTGCTACTAGTTTAAATAAGAGTGAAGTAAGTTcatatttaaaacactttagtccaggggtccccaatcccagtccacgagggccggtgtcctgcaggtttcagatgtgtcctttatccatcacagctgatttaaatggataaattaccttctcagcatgtcttgaagttctccagaggcctggtaatgaactaatcatgtgattcaggtgtgttgacccagggtgagatctaaaacctgcagggacaccggccctcacgGACTGGGtttggggacccctgctttaGTCAGTCACACTGCACTAGGCAGGACCCTGTAGGAAGTAATTTCTCTGCAAGGGTTAATACAGATGTCTCTGAAAGTCGGTCAGTACGAAAGCTTTGGGAGTCTAAAGCAAGACAAGAGGGGTTTGCAAAGTGGTAGGAGATTCAGATTTAATCCAATTAAAAATTGCCATCACATCCAAAgttataaaaaatcaaaaagtattttttgcataaaataaaaaactatacTCCTACAGCCAACCTTATATGTTATGTATGACCTAATGCAACCTGAAATGACCCTCTGGGCATTGCTGACCATTTGCTGTATATACTTAAACAATAACAACTCTGTACTCCAGCTTAACTAATTGCCTCTTCTAGTTTTTCTTGTTACACCTAACACGCCTTGCCTCTCCTTCGACTGCCGCTCTATGTTTACAGAAACTTTGTGCATCATTTCTGTTAATATGGTTATGATGTGAGTGAGGGATATGATGTTGCTTCCCCCTGCAGTATCTGCCAGTGACCCATTGAGGGAGCTGTTGCTGCCTGTGTACAGTTCTTTAAAGTTTTAGTCAGCAGTCATCCTAGCTCTGTTCACTGAAGAGGTCAGGTGTTGCACGAGTTTGTTGATAAAGTTGTGTAAAAGTGGATTAATCTGAGTGGGAGGAGATAGGTTTGACGTGGTGTCAAGATGTGACTCAGTCTGATGAGTTTGTCTGTGGTTAAATCGGAGTATTCATACGGACGCAAATTGGCTCTTGAGATTGAATTTGCAATTTCCATGATGATACTCCCCCtgcctcctcctcgtcctcctttTTATCCTCCCCTTCTCACCTATTACATCCCTGTTCTTTTTCTATCTACTCCTCTTTCCCATGTTCTCCCTCCctcatttctctttcttctttcctgCCCTCACCCCCTATCtcactctgtctttctctccttttctatCCCAGCCCATCACTCTCTCCTTCCTGCCCGGGAGACGGTATTATCAGCGTAGTGCAAGCGGTAAATTGCACCCTGAGAGTTTCCTGGAGCTGGAGATAGGAGTGGTGCGGAGATGCCCGTGTAGTCATGGGTGGGGAAGGTTGAGGGGGGGGCTCTTGTTGTACACATCAGCCGGTGCCTGTTTCATACAACTCTTCCTCCCCCTTCCCCTCCTATTACACCCCCTCCCCCCCATCGCTGTAGCGCCTGTCTTATCTCCACTCCAACATACTCCCACTGCTAATAGAAAGCTGCTGGAGGGATGCGCTGAGCAGAATGACCGCTTGAGCAGGACTGGACCTCCTGATGCTGAGGGCTG from Astatotilapia calliptera unplaced genomic scaffold, fAstCal1.2 U_scaffold_220, whole genome shotgun sequence encodes the following:
- the LOC113017850 gene encoding MICOS complex subunit mic25a-like, yielding MGSGESTTRKVSFGVDDEDRVRILRGVKLSEDVLQRMRGVANIAPDRTSSPASSPQTNTASSHSASSGSQSQQGPQQRAQPSSHSSKSASFSKEDQRRYEQQQKLLKEEWAKMAQREMEAAKEEMAKATSRERQQTRLEAERTKQLVYTHPHTHACVRHVFY